In the Ilumatobacteraceae bacterium genome, one interval contains:
- a CDS encoding acetyl-CoA C-acyltransferase: MTGSVIVAGARTPIGKMSGAFASMSAADLGGIAIAEALQRAGVSPEQVEHVIMGQVLMAGQGQVPARQAAGKAGIPMRVPSVNVNKVCLSGLNSIYQAHQMIQSGDADIVVAGGMESMTNAPYLAQGARGGFRYGHTQLEDSIITDGLWCSFDACLMGLGTDRYTGDSISRAEMDEASAMSHERAATATKDGILADEIAPVSVPQRKGDPVLVEHDEGVRPGTTAESLGKLRPAFDPDGSITAGNASQLSDGASAVVVMSAAAAEASGVAPLGEIVSYGMVAGPDNASLNWQPANAIEKALSKTDLSVSDIDVFELNEAFAAVGIASSRQLGIDLDRVNVNGGAIALGHPIGMSGNRLALTLLHELRRRGGGVGAAALCGGGGQGDAIIVRSL; this comes from the coding sequence ATGACTGGATCCGTGATCGTCGCCGGTGCCCGTACTCCGATCGGAAAGATGTCGGGCGCGTTCGCGTCGATGTCGGCCGCTGACCTCGGAGGGATCGCGATCGCCGAAGCGCTCCAGCGCGCCGGCGTGTCTCCCGAGCAGGTCGAGCACGTGATCATGGGGCAGGTGCTGATGGCCGGCCAGGGGCAGGTTCCCGCCCGTCAGGCCGCCGGCAAGGCCGGCATCCCGATGCGGGTGCCGTCGGTCAACGTCAACAAGGTCTGCCTGTCGGGGCTCAACTCGATCTACCAGGCCCACCAGATGATCCAGTCGGGCGACGCCGACATCGTGGTCGCCGGCGGCATGGAGTCGATGACCAACGCGCCGTACCTCGCCCAGGGCGCCCGCGGCGGGTTCCGCTACGGACACACGCAGCTCGAGGATTCGATCATCACCGACGGCCTGTGGTGCTCGTTCGACGCCTGCCTGATGGGCCTCGGCACCGACCGCTACACCGGCGACTCGATCAGCCGGGCCGAGATGGACGAGGCCTCGGCGATGTCGCACGAGCGGGCGGCCACCGCCACCAAGGACGGCATCCTCGCCGACGAGATCGCACCGGTCTCCGTGCCGCAGCGCAAGGGCGACCCGGTCCTGGTCGAGCACGACGAGGGTGTCCGGCCCGGCACCACGGCCGAGAGCCTCGGCAAGTTGCGTCCGGCATTCGACCCCGACGGCTCGATCACGGCCGGCAATGCCTCACAGCTCAGCGACGGCGCGTCGGCGGTCGTCGTGATGTCGGCCGCAGCGGCCGAGGCGTCGGGCGTGGCGCCCCTGGGTGAGATCGTCAGCTACGGCATGGTCGCCGGACCCGACAACGCCTCGCTCAACTGGCAGCCGGCCAACGCGATCGAGAAGGCGCTCTCCAAGACCGACCTGTCGGTGTCCGACATCGATGTGTTCGAACTCAACGAGGCCTTCGCCGCCGTCGGGATCGCGTCGTCGCGTCAGCTCGGGATCGATCTCGACCGGGTCAACGTCAACGGCGGCGCGATCGCCCTCGGTCACCCGATCGGGATGAGCGGCAACCGGCTCGCGCTGACCCTGCTGCACGAGCTCCGTCGCCGCGGCGGCGGTGTCGGCGCCGCAGCGCTGTGCGGCGGTGGCGGCCAAGGCGACGCCATCATCGTCCGTTCCCTCTGA
- a CDS encoding ATP-binding cassette domain-containing protein, with protein MHDVTTSLSVVGASHRFDGRQVLDGIDLDVPAGRVVGLLGPNGAGKTTLMRIIFGVLEPDAGEVRWDGREATAADRRRWGYMPQERGLYREMRTIDHLVWLARLYGIGRTEARERAGDLLERLGLSDRMRDPIRELSGGMAQRVQLAAAMVHGPELLVLDEPFAGLDPGAIEFLTDVIHDHVNGGGHLVFSSHQLDLVEDLCETIVMLHDGRVVLQGAVRDLKRASSDRFLQVDVDVDASWLSDTGAHVASSDATGTRLALDPGIDAALVLDRVRTHTAVTDFGVEAPTLSELFLAARRPITTTGSEVTS; from the coding sequence ATGCACGACGTGACGACCTCGCTGTCCGTGGTCGGCGCCAGCCATCGTTTCGACGGGCGTCAGGTGCTCGACGGCATCGACCTCGACGTCCCGGCGGGCCGGGTGGTGGGTCTGCTCGGGCCGAACGGCGCCGGCAAGACGACGCTCATGCGGATCATCTTCGGCGTGCTCGAACCCGATGCCGGCGAGGTGCGCTGGGACGGACGCGAGGCCACGGCGGCCGATCGTCGGCGTTGGGGGTACATGCCACAGGAGCGTGGCCTGTACCGCGAGATGCGCACGATCGACCACCTCGTCTGGCTCGCCCGCCTGTACGGCATCGGGCGGACGGAGGCGCGCGAACGTGCGGGCGATCTGCTCGAGCGACTCGGGCTCAGCGACCGCATGCGTGACCCGATCCGAGAGCTCTCGGGCGGCATGGCGCAGCGGGTGCAGTTGGCGGCGGCGATGGTGCACGGCCCGGAGCTCCTCGTCCTCGACGAACCGTTCGCGGGGCTCGATCCGGGTGCGATCGAGTTCCTCACCGACGTCATCCACGATCACGTGAACGGTGGTGGCCATCTCGTGTTCTCGAGCCACCAACTCGATCTCGTCGAGGACCTCTGCGAGACGATCGTGATGTTGCACGACGGGCGGGTGGTGTTACAGGGCGCGGTCCGCGACCTGAAGCGGGCGAGTTCCGATCGGTTCCTGCAGGTCGACGTCGACGTCGATGCGTCGTGGCTGTCCGACACCGGCGCGCACGTCGCCTCGTCCGACGCGACCGGTACCCGCCTCGCGCTCGATCCGGGGATCGACGCGGCACTGGTGCTCGACCGGGTGCGCACGCACACGGCGGTGACCGACTTCGGCGTCGAGGCGCCCACGCTGTCCGAGTTGTTCCTCGCGGCGAGGCGACCGATCACCACCACCGGCAGCGAGGTGACCTCATGA